The genomic stretch GTATACATTGAGTATAAGAAGTACACCAATAATCACAATCATAACCTTTTCTCTTTTTGTAAATACAGGCATCTTATTTCACCTTCTTTTTTTGGTTATCGTACTTGATAAATAAATAAAAAGTTTTGCCAGAAGTCCAGCAATTGACATAAAAGCTGGTCATAATATATACTTATTTTATCACATGCACACAAATCTTTTGAAGGCGGTGACAGTATTTAATGTCTCAGTTTCTAAAAAAGGTAGTCTTATATCTAATTATTTCAGCTCTTTTTTTTGCACTACTTTTTACATACCCCTTGTATACATACTCACAACAAGAGTCCACAGACAAACTTTTCTTGAGCGCAAAGTCAGCCATTTTGGTTGAAGCACATACGGGGCAGATTTTATTTGAAAAAAATTCTAATTTAACATGTTTTCCTGCAAGTACTACCAAGGTTCTCACAGCACTTGTTGCTATATCATATGAACATAATCTTAACAAGATATTTAAAGTTTCTTCAAAAGCCACAATGATTGAACCAGGAAGTAGCAGTTATTATTTGAATCCAGGTGAGACTATATCTTTCCAGGACCTTCTTTACGCAATGCTTTTGATATCTGCAAACGATGCAGCTAATGTGATTGCTGAAAATATAGCAGGTAATATCCCCGCATTTGTTGAGAAAATGAACCAGTATGCAAAAAGTATTGGTGCCGAAAATTCTCATTTTGTAAATCCTAACGGACTTCACTCTCCTCAGCATTATACAACTGCTTATGATTTGAGCCTTATTGCAAGACAGGCTTATCAAAATGAAATTTTGAGAAAGATATTTTCTACAGTTGAATATAGAATAACCACTGCTTCAATGCATAAAAAACCTGAGTGGCAGATAATTTATAATATAAATAAGCTTTTGCGAAAAAACTCTAAATATTATTACCCATATGCAACAGGAATAAAAACAGGTTATACAGCCCAGGCAAAAAGATGCTTAATTGCCTCCGCTAAAAAAGACAACATAGAACTTATTGCTGTTATTCTCTCTTCTGAAGATGCTTTTTCAGACGCAATTAAGCTGTTTAATTATGGCTTTAACAATTTTAAAAGAGTGAAACTTTTTTCAGAACATCAAATTGTCGGAAAGGTATTAATAGACAAAACAAATCAAAAATGGCTGGATGGATATCTCAAAACCCCTGTTTATGTTCTTCAAAATGTTTATTCACCAGCAGAATCTGATTTAACATACACTATAGACTTTTTAAAGGACCTAAAACTGCCAATATACAAGGACACAGTAATCGGAAATGTGTATGTGTACAGCAGGGGATACCTCATCAGTTCCATTCCTGTTCTTTCATATGAAAGCTACGAAATGCAAACTTCAAAGAAAATTTTACAAAACGTAAAAAAGGATTTGATAAAGGGTACTAAGCTTGTTATAGAAATCTTGGCAGTAGTTGTTTTATGTGTGTTTCTATTTACAATAATAACTATAATCAGGTTTAAGCGAAAAAAAATGAAACTAAAACTCAGGTCGACAAAAACAATAGATTTTACAACACTGCAAAAAAGAAAATTAAAATAAAGAGGGCACATCTCAAAATGCCCTCTTTATTATTTCACCACAATGTTAACAAGTCTATTTTTCACATACACAAACTTGACTATTTCTTTCCCATTCAAAAGAGCTTTAAGTTTCTCGTCACTTATGACTGCCTGTTTCACTTCTTCTTCTGTCATATCCACAGAGATGTTCATCCTTGACCTTACCTTGCCATTTATCTGAATAGCAATCTCTACGTTCTTTCGAACAAGAGCAGCTTCATTGTACTGAGGCCAGTTTACCTCTTCAATATCATTACCATACCCCATAATCTCCCATAGCTCACATGCAATATGAGGCGTAAATGGATAAATCAATATCAATAAATTCCTGAGTGTATCTTTAATTAAATCTTTATTTAATTTGCCACATTCTTTGTACTCATACAAGAAATTCAAAAGCTCCATGATAGTACTGATAGCAGTATTAAAATTAAACCTCTCTGCTATATCCTCTGTAACCTTTTTAATTGTATAATTTAATCTATATCTTAGTTCATCGTCAAGTTCAGACTCACCAATAAGACTATCATCTGCAAGTTTGTTTTTAAGTTCTATATAAAGTCTCCACAGCCTATTTAAAAACCTAAAACATCCCTCAACCCCTTGGTCTGACCACTCCAAATCTCTCTCTGGTGGTGCAGCAAAGAGTATAAACAACCTTGCTGTGTCAGCTCCATACTTTTCTACTATGTCTTCAGGACTGACTATATTTCCCAGTGATTTTGACATCTTTGCTCCATCTTTTAACACCATGCCTTGGGTCAAGAGGTTCTTGAAAGGCTCTTCAAAAGGTACATAGCCAAGGTCATATAGCACCTTTGTAAAGAACCTCGAATACAGAAGATGCAATATAGCGTGTTCAACCCCGCCAATATACTGGTCAACAGGAAGCCAGTAAGAAACAAGCGATTTTTCAAAAGGTTTTTTATCATTTTTGGGGTCTGTGTATCTAAAATAATACCACGATGAACATATAAATGTGTCCATTGTATCAGTTTCTCTCTTTGCAGGCTTCCCGCACTTCGGGCATGTAGTGTTGACAAACTCTTCACAATAAGAAAGTGGTGACTGACCTGTTGGTTTAAACTCAACATTGTAAGGTAATAAAACAGGCAAATCTTCCTCTGGTACAGGAACAATTCCACATTCTTCACAATATACAATGGGAATTGGAGCTCCCCAATAACGCTGCCTGGATATTAACCAGTCTCTGAGTTTATATGTGACACACGCCCTGCCAACACCTTTTTGTTCCAGGTACTGTGTTATCTTTTTCATAGCTTCTTTGTTATTAAGCCCATCAAAAATTCCAGAATTAATCAAAACACCTTCGTCTTCATAAGCACTCTGAAGATTTTCAATGTCAATACCTTCACCTTTTATTACAACTTTAATTGAAAGATTATATTTTTTGGCAAACTCAAAATCCCTCTGGTCATGGGCTGGGACACCCATTACAGCCCCTGTTCCATAATCAACCAGTACATAATTTGCAATGTATATTGGCACTCTTTCACCTGTTAGAGGATGAATAGCATATCCACCCGTAAACCTTCCTTCTTTTTCTGTTTCTGTAGAAGTTCTTTCAATCTCATTTAGATATTGCATCTTTTCGATAAACTCAAGACATTCTTTCTCTTGAGGTTTCCCTGCTATTATCTCCTTTGTTAAAGGATGTTCTGGAGCCAAAACAAGGTATGTGACGCCAAAAAGAGTATCAGGTCTTGTTGTAAATACTTTTATTTTTTTACCCAAATCCTCAATTTCAAACTCAATCTCTGTACCTTCACTTCTTCCTATCCAGTTCTTTTGCATTATCTTTACTTTTTCTGGCCACCCGTCAAGCTTTTCTATATCACGAAGAAGTCTTTCTGCATAATTGGTAATTCTGAAAAACCACTGCTCTAAATCTTTTTTGCCAACAAGTGATTTACATCTTTCACATCTACCATTTACAACCTGTTCATTTGCAAGCACTGTCTCACATGATGGGCACCAGTTTACATATGATCTCTTTCTATAAGCAAGCCCAGCTTTATAAAACTGCAAGAACATCCACTGAGTCCATTTATAATAATCTGGATGGCATGTGGCTACTTCTCTATCCCAATCATAGCTAATTCCAAGCTCCATAAGTTGCCTTTTCATATTCTCAATATTTGACCACGTCCAGTCAGAAGGATGAATCCCATGCTTTATAGCAGCATTTTCAGCTGGCAATCCAAAAGCATCCCAGCCCATCGGGTGCAAAACGTTGTAGCCTTTTAATCTCATAAATCGAGCAAATACATCACCAATCGAATAGTTCCTAACATGTCCCATATGAAGTTTTCCTGAAGGATATGGAAACATCTCAAGGACATAATATTTTGGTTTTGAACTATCCTCTGATACTTTGTATTTGTTCTGTGAAAACCATTTTTGCTGCCATTTCTTTTCAATTTCTTTAAAATTATATTCCATTTCTCATACCCCCATTGATTTTTCATTTGAAATAGTTTGTTATTACTACAATGCTGCAATCTCAACCTTTTGAGCATCTATCCACAATCGTTCAAGGTTATAAAATTCTCTCTCTTTTTCATGGAAGATATGAAGAATTATATCACCAAAATCTATAACAACCCATCTGAAACTTTCTTTGCCTTCAATTCTCAAAATATGCATTGGTTCTTTTTCCTCTATCTCATCCACAATGGCTTTTACATGTTGAACATTCGAAGCACTGCATATAATAAAATAGTCAGCTATTATTGTTAGCTTTGAAATGTCCAAAACCACTATATCCTGAGCTTTTTTGTCGGATAGAAGTTTTACAATCTCATATATTTTTTGTTCCAATTTACTTTTTTCACCCCTTTTTTATTTTATTTTAATATAAATATCATATTTTTCCTCATAATCCGGTGAATAAACCACCTGAAAAGTTGAAAGGTCAATATCATTTTTTAATTGTTCAAGATATTTTCTGTTAATTCTCTTTAGATCAATTGTAGAATTTTGAATACTCTTTTGACTCTCCAACCCAACATTTATATATCCCTTTGATTCAAGCTCGCCTTTGATCAAAGCTGCTTTTTCACTGCCAGTTTCTCCTATTACTTTTATTCTGATATCCTCCTTTATTATTTCTGGCTCATTTAAATCTTTAACAAGCTGCTTGCATTTCCCTTCATCCAATATATAGTAAGAAACTTTATCAATATACTTGGGATATCCCGGTAATACAGCTGTCATTATATTTTGACTACTGAATTTTCCTGCATTTTGGACAAACCAAACCATCTCATTTCTTGTAAAATTGTGATCAACGTACTTTGTTGCTGTCTGGATAATACTTGGGAGTTTTATAAGGTTTTGTGGCTTTAATACCTTTTCAATCAATGCAAGCACAAATTTTTTCTGCATCTCAATTCTACCCAAATCTCCGCCTCTACCATACTCTTTACCATTTGAATTGTGTCGCCAGCGCAAAAACTCAACTGCCTTTTCTCCATCCAAATGTTGAAGACCAGCAGGAATATCTATAAAAAGCTCTTTGCCTGGTGTTGTATCTTTGTAATATAAATGAAAAGGAACTTCAACATCCACTCCACCAACTGCATCAACAATTTTTTTGACCGCTTCATAATTTAGAGCCACATACCTGTCAATTTTTATGTCCAGAAGATCTTCTACAGTTTTTACGGCCAATTTTGCCTTGCCAAAGGCATATGCAGCATTGATTTTTGAATATCCTTTTATGCCCTCTATTTTTACTCTTGTATCCCTTGGAATAGAAATAATAATTGGTTGGAAATCTTTTTGTATACGTACAAGCATTATAGTGTCTGACCTTCCACCTTCTTTTTCATCTCCTCCAAGAACCAAAATGTTCATCGGCAAATTATTCTCAAGCCCGCTTGTTTCAGTATTTGTAACCTTTTCAATTAGACTATTTATAATTGGCGGAAGTGTCTTTGTATTTTTATAATACAAAGCTGTTACAACAATAAGGAAAAATATAACCGCTACAGTAGCTAAAAAAGATGCCAAAAACATCTTTGCTTCTTTTTTGATTCGTATCTTCTTCACTTTACTTCCCCGCTTTCTCGTAATATAAGCCAATTTCTTGCATAAATAGTATTGGGATGTATTAATCCACCACGGTCGATTACATACTTTAAAGTATTATCCATAGCCATTACAACTGCTTTTTCTAAATTTTCAAACGATTTTTCTCTGAGCCTCTCTACATGTTCGAATTGTCTTGAAGGCTCAATCAAATCTGCCACATATATTATCTTTTCTAACTTTGACATATTTTCTCTTCCCGTTGTATGATATGCAATAGCATTTAAGATGTCAACATCTTCTATTCCAAAGAGCTTTCTTGCTAAATAACTTCCAGCAGGACCGTGCAAAAGCTCTATTTGACTTCGCATAATGTTATCTATAACTATACCAGATTTCAACGCACAATTCAACAACTGCTGCCTATCAAGGCACTTTGCAACATCATGAACAAGACCTGCAATCATTGCTTTTTGCGTATCTTCATCAAACCTTTCAGCAAGCTTTACTGCACACTCCATTGTGCCAATCGAATGCACATACCTTTTCTCATCCAAAAGTTCTTTTAATTTATCTTTAATCTGTTCAATTTTCACCTTTTGTAAAGCCCCTTTCTCTTAATATATTCTTCCACCTTTGGATGAACCATATATCTTATACTCTTGTTCTGGCGAATTAGTTTTCTTATCTCTGTTGAAGATATATCAATAATAGGCATCTGAATCAAAGTAATATCTTGAGCATATTTAGAAGAAAGCTTTTCTATTTCTTTTTTTATCGCACACAAATTTCTTTCTCGTGGAAGAACAATAAGAGGGTATCTTTTCAGAATTTCTTCTGCCTTGTACCACTTCACTATCTCTGACAGATTGTCACTTCCAATAATGAAATATACTCTTTCATATATAGATGAAAAATACTCAAGTGTATCTATTGTCCAGCTTGGGTTACTTTTTTTGATTTCAAAATCGCTTATATCAAAATATGGATTATCTTCTATTGAAAGCTTAACCATTTCAAACCTGTCGAACGCATCTGCTACATCCTCAACTTTGTGCGGAGGATGTCCATTTGGAACAAATATAACCTTTTGCACTTGCGAAAAATTCAAAACATACTGAGCCATAATTAGATGTCCAATGTGAATAGGATTAAAAGTACCTCCAAATAAAGCTACTTTCATTCACAGACTCCTTGAAAAATTCTTCATATCTAAGATATTATAATAAAATAAATCCCTTTAAATCTCAAGAAAATTTAAATTAGCTCATTGCATAATTATTCATTTGGGTGTATAATTTTATAAAACCAATTAAATAATGTGAAGGGAGATAAATAAAATGAAACTTAACAAAGTTGTCTTGGCATATTCAGGTGGACTTGATACCTCTGTAATTATTCCCTGGCTTAAAGAAAACTTTGACTGTGAAGTAATTGCGGTGGTTGTTGATGTTGGACAGGAAGATGACTTTGACGCCATAAAAGAAAAAGCTTACAAGACAGGTGCTTCAAAAGTTTACATTGAAGATGCAAAAGAAGAGTTTGTGAATGAATATATATTCCCCACTTTAAAAGCTGGAGCTATTTATGAGGGAAAATATCTGCTTGGAACATCAATGGCAAGACCTTTAATCGCTAAAAAACTGGTCAATATTGCAAAAAAAGAAAACGCTGATGCAATAGCACATGGGGCAACTGGAAAAGGAAACGACCAGGTAAGATTTGAAGTGACAATTAAAGCGCTTATGCCACAAATAAAGATAATAGCTCCATGGCGAATTTGGAATTTAAAATCGCGCGAGGATGAGCTCAATTATCTTACCCAAAAAGGAATTGATATTCCTTTTAAAAAAGAAGAAAGTTACAGCATGGACGGGAACATATGGCATCTTTCTCATGAAGGGCTTGACTTAGAAGACCCATGGAACATGCCTGACTTTGATAAGGTACTAAAGATTACAAAAAATCCTCTTAAACTTGCTGATTTACCAGAGACTGTGGAGATTGAATTTGAAAAAGGAATACCTGTGAAGGTAAATGGTCAGCAAATGGGTGGAGTTGAACTTTTGAAAACTTTGAACAAAATAGGATCAAATCATGGAATTGGTATTGCGGACATAGTTGAAAACAGGCTTGTTGGAATGAAATCGCGCGGCGTGTATGAAACCCCTGGTGGAACAATTCTTTATTATGCTCACAGGGAATTGGAATATCTCTGCCTTGACAGAGCTACTTTACACTTTAAAGACATGGTTGCAATTAGATTTGCTGAACTTGTTTATGATGGCCTTTGGTTTTCACCGTTAAGAGAAGCAATTTCAGCATTTGTCGACAAAACCCAAGAGGTTGTAAATGGCACAGTAAGGTTGGTACTATATAGAGGTAATATCTACTCTGCTGGTTCAAAATCACCAAATTCGCTATATATCAAAGACCTTGCAACTTTTGAAGAAGACCAGATGTACAATCAAAAGGATGCAGAAGGATTTATAAACCTGTTTGGTTTGCCTTTGAAGGTATTTGGAATGGTGAACAGAAAGGAGGATGAGTAATCTGAAGCTCTGGGAAGGCAGGTTCTCAAAATCTACAGCGCAGATTTTTGACCTTTTTAATGCTTCTATTATGACTGATATAAAACTCTTTGAATACGACATTCTTGGATCTGTTGCACATGTTAAAATGCTTGCAAAGTGCAATATTATCCGTGAGGATGAGGCAAAACTTATCATAGATAGTCTCTATCAAATATTAGAAGACTTTAAATCAGGTAAAATTGAATTTGGAATTTCTGATGAAGATGTACACATGCTGATTGAAAAAGAGCTCATTAAAAGAATAGGAGAGGTTGGCAAAAAAGTCCACACAGCCAGAAGCAGAAACGATCAAGTTGCTCTTGATGAAAGATTATTTTGTCGTGAAAAGAATTTGTATCTTCAAGAACTAATAAAAACGCTAATAAATACCATCACAACCTTAGCTGAAGAAAATATCGATGTAATTATGCCAGGGTTTACTCATCTGCAAAAGGCCCAGCCTATACTTTTTTCTCATTATATTCTTGCATATGCTCAAATGCTAAAAAGAGATTTGTTAAGACTTAGACACAACTACAGTATGACAAATTCCAGCCCGCTTGGCAGCGCTGCTTTGGCAGGAACCACATTTGAAATAGACAGATTTTTTGTAGCAAGTGAACTCGGTTTTGAAAGTGTTACAGAAAACAGTGTCGACACTGTCTCTGACAGGGATTTTATACTTGAAATGTTATTTTCACTTGCCATGATTCAGATGCATTTGTCACGACTTGCGGAAGATTTTATTATTTTTAATACTGATGAATTTAAATTTATTGAACTTGACGATAGTTTCTGTTCAGGCAGTAGTATTATGCCTCAAAAGAAAAATCCTGACGCTTTAGAGTTAATACGTGGTAAAACAGGAAGAGTATATGCAGACTTAATTGGACTTTTAACAGTACTAAAGGGTTTACCTCTTTCATACAACAAAGATTTGCAGGAAGACAAAGAATTCTTATTTGATTCAATTGAAACAGTAGAAATGAGTTTAATAGTAATAAATGAAATACTTAAAACTCTTAAAATTGACAAAGAAAATATGGTTAATTCATGTAAATCTGGATTTATCAATGCAACAGACCTTGCAGATTACTTGGTGACAAAAGGAGTACCTTTTAGAGATGCCCACTTTATTGTAGGAAACATTGTAAAGTACTGTATTGAAAACGGCAAAACATTGGAAGACTTATCGTTAGAGGAATATAAAAGATTTTGTGAGAAGATTCAAGAGGATGTATATCAATTTATAAAGATTGAAACCTGTGTAAACCGCAGAAAAAGCTATGGCGGAACTTCGCTGGAGAGTGTAAGAAAACAAATTGATAATCTAAAGGAATTTTTGAATAAGTTAAAATGATATATTTATTTAATTTGACATTATACAAATTACAATAAAAAAGAAAGGTGGCACATTAGTTTTTTGCCACCTTTCTTTTTCGCAATTTTATATATTTATATAGGTCACATTTTTTAATCATTCCTGGATGACTATGCATTTGAAGAAGTCTCTTCCTTCTTCTCCTCTACCTCTGGCTCTTCTGTAATCTCACTTACATCAATTACTGCAACAACCTCATCTAAATCTTCTGTTATTTTGATTCCCTCTGGAAGTTTTATGTCTTTAAGCTTTATAGCTGTAGGCTTTTCATAGCTCATCAAGTCAATTACCAAATGCTCCGGAATATCCTTAGGAAGACCTTCTATTTCAACTGTGTCCATCTGTCTTTGAAGCACAAGTCCTCTTGATTTCAAAATCTCTGCGTTCTCAAATATAATTGGCACCTCAACATAGATAGGCTTGTTTTCAGAAAGTATTTGAAAATCCACATGAATTATATTCCCTTTTGTATAATGTGTCTGAACCTCTTTTATAAGAGCAGTTCTCTCTTTTCCATCAATTGAAATCTTTATCTTACCAGCCAAACCTTTTTGATGATATAATTTTTCAAACTCCTTTTTAGAAACATAACCAGGAAGGCTCTTTATGTCATCACCATATGCAACAGCAGGGATATAACCTTCTTTTCTGAGTTTGTTTAAATTGCTCTTTGTAAATATGTCCCTTCTGTTGTAGACAAGTACTGGTTCCATAAAGAAGCAACCTCCCTTCGCATATTAAATTTTCGCGCAGTACTATATATTATACACTATCTTTGTTGTTGCTGTCATCATCTTTGTCGGAAGAAAGTTCAGCATTTTTTTGACTTTCGAGCTGCTCTTCATTTTCCTTTTGAGGATTGAGATATATCCCGAAGATGTAGTTTGTGTAGAAATTCTGTGCAAGCCCAATTATGCTCACCCATATTAAGGGATAAAGAAAAAGCACAAGTAAAAATCGTGTAGCAAATAAAAGTAGGAAAGGAATTAGCCATACTGTTACTAATAACAAAAACATTCCAATAGTATGAGGAAGTTTTAAAATGGTGAATATAAAAGCATTTTTATAAATGTGTCTCACTTTCAGGTTGTATGTTACCATCATAGGGTAGATATATATGTGCATCATGAAATAGACAAAAAGTGTGAATACTAAAAAATACTTTATAATTCCTACACTGGGATATTTAAGACTTTGAATTGAGTAAAATCGTATAGCCACCGAAAATACCCATAATATTAACAAGTCTACAATAAAACTAATTATTCCTTCTTTGAAATTCTTTTTTGTATGCTCAAAAAAATCGCTTGTAACCCATGCATGTTCTTCTCTTGCAAAGTTTCTCACAATATACGTAAAACCTGCAGTTGTTGGTCCTATACCAAACACCATAAATCCACTTAAAAGTGTCAAGCCAAAAGCTGTCATCAAAAAACCTTGTAGCGACTGAATATCTTTTACATTTCCAGCTCCTTTAGTTGCAGACTGTATAATAGGAGTTAAATAATTAGCAATAATAAGGTAGAGCAATACTAATACTGGTAATGAAACAAGAAAGTATAATATATTTAACCAGCACAGTTTCCATAATTTCCTTGCAAGCACTTCAAAAAACACTATAAACTTTGATTTTGGAGGCTGGTTTTCCGGCACACCCGGACCAGGCTTTGTATAGTCAAAAAATCCAAAAAATCCTGCCACTAAAAACTTCCCCCTTACTCTGCCGTCTCAAGCTCAAATAAAATGTTATCAACCATCCTCTCGACTTCTTCAATGGCAAGACCTTTCGCAAGCCCAAGCTCACTTACTAAAATCTGTTTTGCTGTGTTGAACATCATCTTTTCATTTGTCGAAAGTCCTTTTACCTTTTCTCTCATTGCAAGCATCTTTAAAACTTCTACTACACAGTAAATATTCCCGCTCTTTAGCTTTTGCTGATTTTCTCTTATTCGCTTGTTATAATTTCCGCAGCCATTTATGTCAACCTTAAAACTGTTATCTTTCAAAAGCTCAAATACTCTGTTTGCTTCCTCTTCAGATATCACGTTACGAATACCAATCTCTGACGCGCTTTTGACAGGAACTAGTACCTTCATTCCATTGTACAATA from Caldicellulosiruptor kronotskyensis 2002 encodes the following:
- the leuS gene encoding leucine--tRNA ligase; this encodes MEYNFKEIEKKWQQKWFSQNKYKVSEDSSKPKYYVLEMFPYPSGKLHMGHVRNYSIGDVFARFMRLKGYNVLHPMGWDAFGLPAENAAIKHGIHPSDWTWSNIENMKRQLMELGISYDWDREVATCHPDYYKWTQWMFLQFYKAGLAYRKRSYVNWCPSCETVLANEQVVNGRCERCKSLVGKKDLEQWFFRITNYAERLLRDIEKLDGWPEKVKIMQKNWIGRSEGTEIEFEIEDLGKKIKVFTTRPDTLFGVTYLVLAPEHPLTKEIIAGKPQEKECLEFIEKMQYLNEIERTSTETEKEGRFTGGYAIHPLTGERVPIYIANYVLVDYGTGAVMGVPAHDQRDFEFAKKYNLSIKVVIKGEGIDIENLQSAYEDEGVLINSGIFDGLNNKEAMKKITQYLEQKGVGRACVTYKLRDWLISRQRYWGAPIPIVYCEECGIVPVPEEDLPVLLPYNVEFKPTGQSPLSYCEEFVNTTCPKCGKPAKRETDTMDTFICSSWYYFRYTDPKNDKKPFEKSLVSYWLPVDQYIGGVEHAILHLLYSRFFTKVLYDLGYVPFEEPFKNLLTQGMVLKDGAKMSKSLGNIVSPEDIVEKYGADTARLFILFAAPPERDLEWSDQGVEGCFRFLNRLWRLYIELKNKLADDSLIGESELDDELRYRLNYTIKKVTEDIAERFNFNTAISTIMELLNFLYEYKECGKLNKDLIKDTLRNLLILIYPFTPHIACELWEIMGYGNDIEEVNWPQYNEAALVRKNVEIAIQINGKVRSRMNISVDMTEEEVKQAVISDEKLKALLNGKEIVKFVYVKNRLVNIVVK
- a CDS encoding LCP family protein — translated: MKKIRIKKEAKMFLASFLATVAVIFFLIVVTALYYKNTKTLPPIINSLIEKVTNTETSGLENNLPMNILVLGGDEKEGGRSDTIMLVRIQKDFQPIIISIPRDTRVKIEGIKGYSKINAAYAFGKAKLAVKTVEDLLDIKIDRYVALNYEAVKKIVDAVGGVDVEVPFHLYYKDTTPGKELFIDIPAGLQHLDGEKAVEFLRWRHNSNGKEYGRGGDLGRIEMQKKFVLALIEKVLKPQNLIKLPSIIQTATKYVDHNFTRNEMVWFVQNAGKFSSQNIMTAVLPGYPKYIDKVSYYILDEGKCKQLVKDLNEPEIIKEDIRIKVIGETGSEKAALIKGELESKGYINVGLESQKSIQNSTIDLKRINRKYLEQLKNDIDLSTFQVVYSPDYEEKYDIYIKIK
- a CDS encoding argininosuccinate synthase, translated to MKLNKVVLAYSGGLDTSVIIPWLKENFDCEVIAVVVDVGQEDDFDAIKEKAYKTGASKVYIEDAKEEFVNEYIFPTLKAGAIYEGKYLLGTSMARPLIAKKLVNIAKKENADAIAHGATGKGNDQVRFEVTIKALMPQIKIIAPWRIWNLKSREDELNYLTQKGIDIPFKKEESYSMDGNIWHLSHEGLDLEDPWNMPDFDKVLKITKNPLKLADLPETVEIEFEKGIPVKVNGQQMGGVELLKTLNKIGSNHGIGIADIVENRLVGMKSRGVYETPGGTILYYAHRELEYLCLDRATLHFKDMVAIRFAELVYDGLWFSPLREAISAFVDKTQEVVNGTVRLVLYRGNIYSAGSKSPNSLYIKDLATFEEDQMYNQKDAEGFINLFGLPLKVFGMVNRKEDE
- the nadD gene encoding nicotinate (nicotinamide) nucleotide adenylyltransferase is translated as MKVALFGGTFNPIHIGHLIMAQYVLNFSQVQKVIFVPNGHPPHKVEDVADAFDRFEMVKLSIEDNPYFDISDFEIKKSNPSWTIDTLEYFSSIYERVYFIIGSDNLSEIVKWYKAEEILKRYPLIVLPRERNLCAIKKEIEKLSSKYAQDITLIQMPIIDISSTEIRKLIRQNKSIRYMVHPKVEEYIKRKGLYKR
- a CDS encoding YesL family protein; translation: MAGFFGFFDYTKPGPGVPENQPPKSKFIVFFEVLARKLWKLCWLNILYFLVSLPVLVLLYLIIANYLTPIIQSATKGAGNVKDIQSLQGFLMTAFGLTLLSGFMVFGIGPTTAGFTYIVRNFAREEHAWVTSDFFEHTKKNFKEGIISFIVDLLILWVFSVAIRFYSIQSLKYPSVGIIKYFLVFTLFVYFMMHIYIYPMMVTYNLKVRHIYKNAFIFTILKLPHTIGMFLLLVTVWLIPFLLLFATRFLLVLFLYPLIWVSIIGLAQNFYTNYIFGIYLNPQKENEEQLESQKNAELSSDKDDDSNNKDSV
- the rsfS gene encoding ribosome silencing factor, giving the protein MEQKIYEIVKLLSDKKAQDIVVLDISKLTIIADYFIICSASNVQHVKAIVDEIEEKEPMHILRIEGKESFRWVVIDFGDIILHIFHEKEREFYNLERLWIDAQKVEIAAL
- the argH gene encoding argininosuccinate lyase encodes the protein MKLWEGRFSKSTAQIFDLFNASIMTDIKLFEYDILGSVAHVKMLAKCNIIREDEAKLIIDSLYQILEDFKSGKIEFGISDEDVHMLIEKELIKRIGEVGKKVHTARSRNDQVALDERLFCREKNLYLQELIKTLINTITTLAEENIDVIMPGFTHLQKAQPILFSHYILAYAQMLKRDLLRLRHNYSMTNSSPLGSAALAGTTFEIDRFFVASELGFESVTENSVDTVSDRDFILEMLFSLAMIQMHLSRLAEDFIIFNTDEFKFIELDDSFCSGSSIMPQKKNPDALELIRGKTGRVYADLIGLLTVLKGLPLSYNKDLQEDKEFLFDSIETVEMSLIVINEILKTLKIDKENMVNSCKSGFINATDLADYLVTKGVPFRDAHFIVGNIVKYCIENGKTLEDLSLEEYKRFCEKIQEDVYQFIKIETCVNRRKSYGGTSLESVRKQIDNLKEFLNKLK
- the yqeK gene encoding bis(5'-nucleosyl)-tetraphosphatase (symmetrical) YqeK, with product MKIEQIKDKLKELLDEKRYVHSIGTMECAVKLAERFDEDTQKAMIAGLVHDVAKCLDRQQLLNCALKSGIVIDNIMRSQIELLHGPAGSYLARKLFGIEDVDILNAIAYHTTGRENMSKLEKIIYVADLIEPSRQFEHVERLREKSFENLEKAVVMAMDNTLKYVIDRGGLIHPNTIYARNWLILRESGEVK
- a CDS encoding D-alanyl-D-alanine carboxypeptidase family protein; translated protein: MSQFLKKVVLYLIISALFFALLFTYPLYTYSQQESTDKLFLSAKSAILVEAHTGQILFEKNSNLTCFPASTTKVLTALVAISYEHNLNKIFKVSSKATMIEPGSSSYYLNPGETISFQDLLYAMLLISANDAANVIAENIAGNIPAFVEKMNQYAKSIGAENSHFVNPNGLHSPQHYTTAYDLSLIARQAYQNEILRKIFSTVEYRITTASMHKKPEWQIIYNINKLLRKNSKYYYPYATGIKTGYTAQAKRCLIASAKKDNIELIAVILSSEDAFSDAIKLFNYGFNNFKRVKLFSEHQIVGKVLIDKTNQKWLDGYLKTPVYVLQNVYSPAESDLTYTIDFLKDLKLPIYKDTVIGNVYVYSRGYLISSIPVLSYESYEMQTSKKILQNVKKDLIKGTKLVIEILAVVVLCVFLFTIITIIRFKRKKMKLKLRSTKTIDFTTLQKRKLK
- a CDS encoding 50S ribosomal protein L25/general stress protein Ctc, translating into MEPVLVYNRRDIFTKSNLNKLRKEGYIPAVAYGDDIKSLPGYVSKKEFEKLYHQKGLAGKIKISIDGKERTALIKEVQTHYTKGNIIHVDFQILSENKPIYVEVPIIFENAEILKSRGLVLQRQMDTVEIEGLPKDIPEHLVIDLMSYEKPTAIKLKDIKLPEGIKITEDLDEVVAVIDVSEITEEPEVEEKKEETSSNA